The genomic region CTGAATTTCGATCTCTATGGCGATAGGCGCCACGAACAATCCTGTCCCCCCGGCGGCAAAAGTTTTCAATAAAGCGCTGTCCTCGATTTCGGCCTTGATGTCGGGATATAGACCTTGGTCATCGAACCATTGATCCAGTGACCGCCTCAGCGCGGTATTTTGGGTCGACAGTAGCAAGGGTGCGCCGTTTAAGGAATGTGGAAAATCCCGGGAATAGCGTTCGGCCAGTTCCGGCGTTCCGAATACCGCGACTTTGCTTTCGCCCAGCAGATGATTGAAAACCCGGCTGCCGACCGATGGGGTCGCCGGAATGTCCGAGAGCACCAAATCGATGCTGTGCAGGGAAATTTCGGAAATGAGGCGCTCGGCTTTGTCTTCGTGGCAGATCAACTGCACCGGTTCGCCGGCCTGAAACGCCGGTTCCAGCAATCGATAAGAGATCAATTTGGGCAAGGCGTCCGCGATACCGACGTTGAGCTTCAAGCCTCGCCCGCCGCTTCGCCCGAGGAGCGTCTGAGTCAACTCCTGGCCCAAGGTGAATATTTCCTCGGCGTAGCGGAAAATCGTCCGCCCCGTGTCGCTCAACACCAGCTTGCGTCCGTCCATATAGTAAAGTTTTTCGCCGACGGCCTGTTCGAATACGGCCAACTGGCCGCTGATCGTAGGCTGAGCCAGATGCAATTTTTCACTGGCGCGCGAAATGCTTCCTTCTTTGGCCACATGCCAGAAATAGAACAAATGCTGATAGTTGAGACGGTTCATGACGATTTAATATATAGTTTTTATCAATAATATGAATAGATATATTCTATTTTACTATTTATTGGCTCCTCCGTATTCTGTAGCTTGATAAATCCACTTTAGCCAGGGCAGAGAATCATGAAAATACCGAGTAAAGCGATAAAACAGTCACAAGCTATTCTCCGGCGGCTAGCGGAGGCTGAGGGGATGTTCCATTTTTCGTTGTTCCCGTTCGACGCCACGTTACATTTACCGGAACTTCGATCGAGCATTGCGCAACGTGTACGGTAGAGGAGCCAAAGCCTATGAATTTGACCCATTTAAAACAGCTGGAAGCTGAAAGTATTCATATCATCCGAGAAGTTGCCGCCGAATTCGAGCGGCCGGTGATGCTGTATTCGATCGGCAAGGATTCGGCGGTCATGCTGCATTTGGCGATGAAGGCGTTCTTTCCCGGTAAGCCGCCCTTTCCGCTGCTGCACGTCGACACGACCTGGAAATTCCGGGAAATGATCGAATTCAGGGACAGACTGACCCGGGATCTGGGCCTGGAGCTGTTGGTCTACATCAATCAGGACGGCGTCGCCCAGGGCATCGGCCCGTTTACCCACGGCAGCAAGAAACACACGGACGTGATGAAAACCGACGCGCTCAAGCAGGCCCTGAACCAATATCAATTCGACGCGGCCTTCGGCGGCGCCCGGCGCGACGAAGAAAAATCCCGGGCCAAGGAGCGGGTCTATTCGTTCCGCGACAAGAACCACCGCTGGGATCCGAAAAACCAGCGTCCCGAGCTGTGGAACATTTACAACGGCAAGATCGACAAGGGCGAAAGCATCCGCGTGTTCCCGCTGTCGAACTGGACCGAGCTGGACATCTGGCAGTACATCCATCTGGAAAAAATCCCGATCGTGCCGCTGTATTTCGCCAAAGAGCGGCCGGTGGTCGACAAGGACGGCATGCTGATCATGGTCGACGACGAGCGCATGCCGATCGGCCCCGAAGACAAGATCGAAATGAAACGGGTGCGTTTTCGCACGCTGGGCTGCTACCCGTTGACCGGCGCCGTCGAATCGAACGCGACCACGCTGCCTGAAATCATCCAGGAGATGCTCTTGACTACCACCTCGGAACGCCAGGGCCGCCTGATCGATCACGACCAGGCCGGGTCGATGGAACAGAAAAAGCGGGAAGGCTATTTTTAAGCCCGGTTTCAGCCTGCGCTCCGGTCCGCCCCCAGGACCGGCGATTCGACCGACGATATTGCACCCTTACAGGAATTCGAAGAAAGACTATGTCCCATCAATCCGATCTCATCAGCACCGACATCAACGCCTATCTGGCTCAGCACGAACGTAAGGAATTGCTGCGTTTTCTGACCTGCGGCAACGTCGACGACGGCAAAAGCACGCTCATCGGCCGTCTTCTGCACGACTCCAAAATGATCTACGAAGATCAACTGGCCGCGGTGCAAGCCGACAGCGTCAAGTCCGGCACCACCGGCGCCGGCAAGATCGACCTGGCGCTGCTGGTCGACGGCCTGCAGGCGGAGCGGGAACAAGGCATCACCATCGACGTCGCCTACCGCTACTTCTCCACGTCCACGCGGAAGTTCATCATCGCCGACACCCCGGGGCACGAACAGTACACCCGCAACATGGCCACCGGCGCCTCCACCTGCGACCTGGCGATCATTCTGATCGACGCCCGTTACGGCGTGCAAACCCAGACCAAG from Methylosarcina fibrata AML-C10 harbors:
- the cysD gene encoding sulfate adenylyltransferase subunit CysD, which translates into the protein MEHCATCTVEEPKPMNLTHLKQLEAESIHIIREVAAEFERPVMLYSIGKDSAVMLHLAMKAFFPGKPPFPLLHVDTTWKFREMIEFRDRLTRDLGLELLVYINQDGVAQGIGPFTHGSKKHTDVMKTDALKQALNQYQFDAAFGGARRDEEKSRAKERVYSFRDKNHRWDPKNQRPELWNIYNGKIDKGESIRVFPLSNWTELDIWQYIHLEKIPIVPLYFAKERPVVDKDGMLIMVDDERMPIGPEDKIEMKRVRFRTLGCYPLTGAVESNATTLPEIIQEMLLTTTSERQGRLIDHDQAGSMEQKKREGYF
- the nhaR gene encoding transcriptional activator NhaR; the protein is MNRLNYQHLFYFWHVAKEGSISRASEKLHLAQPTISGQLAVFEQAVGEKLYYMDGRKLVLSDTGRTIFRYAEEIFTLGQELTQTLLGRSGGRGLKLNVGIADALPKLISYRLLEPAFQAGEPVQLICHEDKAERLISEISLHSIDLVLSDIPATPSVGSRVFNHLLGESKVAVFGTPELAERYSRDFPHSLNGAPLLLSTQNTALRRSLDQWFDDQGLYPDIKAEIEDSALLKTFAAGGTGLFVAPIAIEIEIQRQYGAQLIGKIDAVFERFYAITAQRKRKHPAVMAILENNNRGWFV